The following is a genomic window from Emcibacter nanhaiensis.
CGGCAGGTTGTTCGAGGGCAGCGCCGAAGATCGGGCCCGGATCCGGCAGTTGCATATTTTTTCAGATAACCGCGTTGGCAAAGCTGTGTTTCCGATCGTCCGGGAGCGCAGAAATAATCCGGGCAGGGAAGTCCCTGAAGAACTGCTGCGCAGGATTACCGCGGAGTGGACCGGGTGCCTGAGCGTCCTGGAGAGGGAGCTTCGGGACAGGGAGTTTTTCGGGGGAGAGTCCTTCTCTGCTGCCGACTGCGCCCTGATGCCGCGATTTACCCTGGCTGAAGTGTACGGCCTCCCCGTGCCGGACACCTTTCCGAAAGCTGCCGACTGGTATCGGCGGACCTCGCGCCGCGCTTCCGTGATTCAGGCGAGGCCGGATAAGTTTCCCGGGGTCAATGATTTGGTGAAATCGGCAGAATAGAGGATTTGATGATTTGATCAATGTCGCTCTACAAGTCTGGTCGGGATGCAGTTTGGAGCGAAAAAAAATATTAAAAAACAATTACTTAGAATATTTTTATGGGGAATGAGGAGAGTGGCATGCTCCTTGCTACACAGGGAAGAAAACAGGGAGAAACGAATGGGAAGGCTTCCGCCTGAAGAGAGAGATCATCTCGCTGAGTATGAAAAGACCGCCCAAGTGACGGGGGTCCGGCGCAACCGCTTCATCGAGTTTGATTTTACCGTGGGCGCGCCTGAGCTGACTGTGGAACTGGTGATGCCCATGCAGGCCTTCGTAGAGTTTTGTGAACTAAACCATGTCCGGACGGTGACGGTCCTGGCGGATGTAAAAAAAGACTATGAACAGCTTTTGTGGCGTGAAGGACGCGGCAGGGATGTTCAGGCGTCGAAATAAGGAGACTTCATGTGAGTTTGGATATCAAGACAAATGTGATCGAGCCCCGGCGGCAGACCTATAGCCATGTCGCCAGACGGCTGGGCAGCGACAAGCCGGCAAGTCGTTACCAGGAAGGCACCTGGGACCTGCAGGCCACCGAACATTTCCACTATCGGCCGACCTGGGCGCCCGACCGCGAGCTGTATGACACCAGTCTGACGGCCATCGAGATGCAGGACTGGTACGCGTTCAACGATCCGCGCCAGTTCTATTACGGGACCTACACCATGGCCCGTAACAAGATGATGGAGACCGAAGAGGCCAATTTCAAATTTGTCGAAAAGCGCGGCCTTCTGGATCAGGTGGACCCCGCCTGGGTGAACAAGGTGAAACATTACCTGCTTCCGCTGCGGCATTTTGAATGGGGCGGCAATATGAACGGCTGCCACGCGTCAGACAGGGCCTACGGCACGGCTGTCTCCCAGACACTGTTGTTTGCGGCGATGGACCGGCTGGGTATCGCGCAGATCATCAGCCGGATTGGCCTGCTTATCGACGGGAACTCCGGTGAAAGTCTCGATGAAGCCAGGTCCGACTGGCTGGAGCATGGCAACTGGCAGCCTTTGCGCCAGATGGTGGAGGACACATTTGTGCTCGATGATTGGTTCGAGCAGGCGGTGGCCCAGTATTTTTGTATGGACAGCGTCATCTTCCCGCTGGTGTACGATCATTTCGACCGGGAAGGCGCCCGGCATAACGGGGCGGCCATGTCCATGCTCAGCGAATTTATGATCGACTGGTTTGCCGATGAATGCCGGTGGGTTGATCAGTTGCTTAAAGTGACGGCTTCTGAAAGTGCCGGGAATGCCGAACTTCTCGGTTCCTGGGTGGAAAACTGGACAGTGCGCACCATCGATGCCCTCCGGCCGCTGGCGGCAGACGTCCTCGGGGACGGGGCAGACGCTGTGCTCGAAGAGATTGACGCAAATATTCAGGCCCGGGCCGCCAAGGCCGGGATCAAGGCACAGGGAGCGGGTAAATGAGCAGAAACGTATCCATCACTCTGCAGAACAATGACGAGGCCCGGCCGATTATCGAGGCCATTGAGCAGGACAACCCTGACGCCACCGTCAACATCTATCCGGCCATGGTCAAGATCGACTGCGACGGCCGGTTGATTGTCAAACAGTCCACCGTCGAGGAGCTGATCGGCCGGGACTGGGATGTGCAGGAGCTGCATCTCAGCGTTATCAGCCTGGCCGGCAACGTGGACGAAGAGGATGATTATCTGGAACTGAGCTGGGGATAACGGCGCCTTCCGGAACTACAGGGAATATACGGAGACAGTTATGACACAGAAGAAAGCAAAGAAACTTGGCCTCAAACAGCGTTATGCGATGATGACCCGCGGGCTCGACTGGGAAACCACCTATCAGCCGATGGAGAAGGTCTATCCTTACGACAAATACGAAGGCATCATCATCAACGACTGGGATGCCTGGGAGGATCCGTTCCGGCTGACCATGGACGCCTACTGGAAATACCAGTCGGAAAAAGAACGCAAGCTCTATGCGGTGATCGACAGTTTTGCCCAGAATAATGGCCATCTCGGCGTCACCGATGCCCGCTATGTCAATGCCATCAAACTGTTCCTGACCGGGGTATCCCCGCTGGAATACCAGGCGTCGCGCGGCTTTACCCATGTGGGCCGTCATTTCCAGGGCGCCGGGGCAAGGGTCGCCTGCCAGATGCAGGCGATTGACGAACTGCGCCACGCGCAGACTCAGGTTCATGCCATGAGCCACTATAATAAATATTTCGACGGCATGCACAGCGGGCCGCAGATGCTGGACCGGGTCTGGTATCTTTCCGTGCCGAAATCCTTTTTCGACGATGCCCGGACTGCGGGGCCGTTCGAGTTCCTGACTGCGATTTCCTTCAGTTTTGAATATGTGCTGACCAACCTGCTGTTCGTGCCCTTCATGTCCGGGGCGGCCTATAACGGCGACATGGCGACGGTGACGTTCGGATTTTCCGCCCAGTCCGATGAAGCCCGCCATATGACGCTGGGTCTGGAAATCATCAAATTTATGCTGGAGCAGGATGAACGCAACATCCCGCTGGTGCAGCAATGGATGGACAAATGGTTCTGGCGCGGCACCCGCCTGCTGGCGCTGGTGGCCATGATGATGGACTATATGCTGCCGAAACGGATCATGTCCTGGAAGGAAGCCTGGGATATCTATTTTGTCGAGGCCGGCGGGGCTCTGTTTGAAGATCTCGCCCGCTATGGCATCAAGCCGCCGAAACATGCCGAAACGGCAACCCGGGAAGCGGAACATATCAGCCACCAGGCCTGGGGTATTTTCTACAACTATACCCACGCCGCCGGCTTCCACACCTGGATTCCGGAAGATGAGGAACTGGACTGGCTGTCCGAGAAATACCCCAACACTTTCGATAAATATTACCGCCCGCGGTTTGAGTACTGGCGCGAGGAAGAGAAGGCCGGCCGCCGGTTCTACAACAACACGCTGCCGATGCTGTGCCAGACCTGCCAGATCCCCATGGGCTTCACCGACATGGATGATCCGACCACCGTGGTGTTCCGCAATTCCACCTACAAGGGGGATCAGTATCACTTTTGCTCCGACGGCTGTAAGGAAATCTTCGACAACGAGCCGGAAAAATATGTCCAGGCCTGGCTGCCGGTGCACCAGATCTATCAGGGCAATTGCGGCGGCGCCGACATTGAGGATGTTCTGAAATGGTATGGCCTCAACCTCGGTTCCGACAATCTGGATTACAACGGTTCTCCGGAACAGAAACTGTGGAACGAATGGCAGGCCGCGCGCATCAGGGCGGCAGGATAACGGGAGTCGGGAGAAAATCATGTCAGTAAAAGCGATCGGAAAATATGAATTCGAGCCCAAGGACACCGAGGACAAGTTCCACGGCAACCAGCTGGTCTATATCAACTGGGAACATCACCTGATGTTTTGTTCCCCGGTCTGTCTGCCGTTGCCGCCCGACATGCCGTTCAAGGCGCTGGTCGGGGAGGTGCTGCCCGGGGTGTACAGCCAGCATCCGGATTTCGAAAAGATCGACTGGTCCGCGGTGACCTGGCTGCTGAATAACGAGCCTTTCCAACCGGATGGGGACAAGTCTCTCGTGGAAAACGGCATCCATCACAAAGGCCTGCTGCGCTTTACCACGCCCGGCCTCGACGGGATTGGCGGGAGCGGCTCCTGATGAGCTATCAGCTCACCATAGAACCCATCGGCGAAGTGGTCGAGGTCGAGGAGGGGCAGACCGTTCTCGACGCCTGCCTCAGGGCCGGGATTTATATTCCCTACCAGTGCAACCACGGCCTGTGCAGCACCTGCAAGGTGGAGGTGCTGGAGGGCGAGGTGAACCTGGGAGATGCCTCTCCGTTCGCGCTGATGGATTTCGAGCGGGACGAGGGCAAGGCGCTGGCCTGTTGCTGTACGCTGGAAAGCGACGCGGTGATCGAAGCAGATATCGAGGAAGACGAGGATGCCGAGTATCTGCCCATTGGCGATTTTGAGGGAACCGTCAGCGAGCTTGTCGACCTGACACCCGATATCAAAGCCATCCATATCGCCCTGGAGGGTGACGGCATCGAGTTTCAGGCCGGTCAATATATCCAGCTCGAGATACCGGGAGTGGACGGCCCACGGGCCTTTTCCATCGCCAATGCCCCGCAGAAACCGACGGAACTGGAACTGCATGTGCGGCTGGTGCCGGACGGAGCCGGGACGACCTACCTGCATGAAAAACTGAATGTTGGCGACAAACTGTCCTTTTCCGGGCCTTACGGCCAGTTTTTCGTTCGCAAGTCGCAGAACAAGCCGATGATTTTCATTGCCGGCGGCTCCGGGCTGTCCAGCCCCAAGTCCATGATCGAGGACCTGCTGGCAGAAGGGTGCAGCGAGAAAATCTATCTGTTCCACGGGGTGCGCGGGCTTCAGGATCTCTACTACCAGGAGTATTTCCGCGACCTGGAGCAGAAGCACGGGAACTTCACTTACGTTCCGGCGCTGTCGGAAATGGATGCCGGCGATGACTGGGACGGTGAGACGGGCTTCATCAATGAAGCGGCGGAACGGTATTTCAACGGCGAGTTTAAGGG
Proteins encoded in this region:
- a CDS encoding glutathione S-transferase family protein, with translation MIRLFHRTDCPFCWKVRIALFELGVPVEETVLALGEKSREVRDLNPNNSVPVMITDKDTVIWESAAMVEYVAERFGAGRLFEGSAEDRARIRQLHIFSDNRVGKAVFPIVRERRNNPGREVPEELLRRITAEWTGCLSVLERELRDREFFGGESFSAADCALMPRFTLAEVYGLPVPDTFPKAADWYRRTSRRASVIQARPDKFPGVNDLVKSAE
- a CDS encoding phenol hydroxylase subunit, which produces MGRLPPEERDHLAEYEKTAQVTGVRRNRFIEFDFTVGAPELTVELVMPMQAFVEFCELNHVRTVTVLADVKKDYEQLLWREGRGRDVQASK
- a CDS encoding aromatic/alkene monooxygenase hydroxylase subunit beta, with protein sequence MSLDIKTNVIEPRRQTYSHVARRLGSDKPASRYQEGTWDLQATEHFHYRPTWAPDRELYDTSLTAIEMQDWYAFNDPRQFYYGTYTMARNKMMETEEANFKFVEKRGLLDQVDPAWVNKVKHYLLPLRHFEWGGNMNGCHASDRAYGTAVSQTLLFAAMDRLGIAQIISRIGLLIDGNSGESLDEARSDWLEHGNWQPLRQMVEDTFVLDDWFEQAVAQYFCMDSVIFPLVYDHFDREGARHNGAAMSMLSEFMIDWFADECRWVDQLLKVTASESAGNAELLGSWVENWTVRTIDALRPLAADVLGDGADAVLEEIDANIQARAAKAGIKAQGAGK
- a CDS encoding MmoB/DmpM family protein, yielding MSRNVSITLQNNDEARPIIEAIEQDNPDATVNIYPAMVKIDCDGRLIVKQSTVEELIGRDWDVQELHLSVISLAGNVDEEDDYLELSWG
- a CDS encoding aromatic/alkene/methane monooxygenase hydroxylase/oxygenase subunit alpha — translated: MTQKKAKKLGLKQRYAMMTRGLDWETTYQPMEKVYPYDKYEGIIINDWDAWEDPFRLTMDAYWKYQSEKERKLYAVIDSFAQNNGHLGVTDARYVNAIKLFLTGVSPLEYQASRGFTHVGRHFQGAGARVACQMQAIDELRHAQTQVHAMSHYNKYFDGMHSGPQMLDRVWYLSVPKSFFDDARTAGPFEFLTAISFSFEYVLTNLLFVPFMSGAAYNGDMATVTFGFSAQSDEARHMTLGLEIIKFMLEQDERNIPLVQQWMDKWFWRGTRLLALVAMMMDYMLPKRIMSWKEAWDIYFVEAGGALFEDLARYGIKPPKHAETATREAEHISHQAWGIFYNYTHAAGFHTWIPEDEELDWLSEKYPNTFDKYYRPRFEYWREEEKAGRRFYNNTLPMLCQTCQIPMGFTDMDDPTTVVFRNSTYKGDQYHFCSDGCKEIFDNEPEKYVQAWLPVHQIYQGNCGGADIEDVLKWYGLNLGSDNLDYNGSPEQKLWNEWQAARIRAAG
- a CDS encoding phenol hydroxylase subunit P4 — its product is MSVKAIGKYEFEPKDTEDKFHGNQLVYINWEHHLMFCSPVCLPLPPDMPFKALVGEVLPGVYSQHPDFEKIDWSAVTWLLNNEPFQPDGDKSLVENGIHHKGLLRFTTPGLDGIGGSGS
- a CDS encoding NADH:ubiquinone reductase (Na(+)-transporting) subunit F, translating into MSYQLTIEPIGEVVEVEEGQTVLDACLRAGIYIPYQCNHGLCSTCKVEVLEGEVNLGDASPFALMDFERDEGKALACCCTLESDAVIEADIEEDEDAEYLPIGDFEGTVSELVDLTPDIKAIHIALEGDGIEFQAGQYIQLEIPGVDGPRAFSIANAPQKPTELELHVRLVPDGAGTTYLHEKLNVGDKLSFSGPYGQFFVRKSQNKPMIFIAGGSGLSSPKSMIEDLLAEGCSEKIYLFHGVRGLQDLYYQEYFRDLEQKHGNFTYVPALSEMDAGDDWDGETGFINEAAERYFNGEFKGHQAYLCGPPPMIEASIRSLMKGRLFEKDIFMEKFLTKEDGQEVKKSPLFKRI